A genomic region of Papaver somniferum cultivar HN1 chromosome 7, ASM357369v1, whole genome shotgun sequence contains the following coding sequences:
- the LOC113294618 gene encoding uncharacterized protein LOC113294618, with amino-acid sequence MGKVNYIRRFIPGLSQLIAAFTTLLKKGASFIWSTKQQEAFRQIQQILSSPAVMKSPTQGRVLCLYTASSDIVVGALLAQEDDEGIEHPIYYFRRTLRDAELRYPKAEKACLALVHAVKKFRHYLLSNKVVLISRVDPIKFLLSKPALIGRPTKWPLLTLEFDITCTLPRDIKGQAVTDLLASFPAKRTTTLHEDLPGEFPEISFIEKEAWLLYFDGSATPSNNTGGASIVLVSPTGEVFSHSFKLDFQCTNNSAEYEAFLIGLSLAKQAGATHLEVRGDSKLLVNKMNGVYSLKEVMLGPYRSEVQRLLNYFADATITHIGRNNNKHADCLATLASKLQFERLEETLIVKRWTVASTWLAQSKDVKTDDWRTLIVQEINSSLSQGKVSLKTLQSFFMLHGVLYHRNSDGSLSRCLGDEEAQLQLNRIHNEACGQMLVVILYRRPQRLGFYWPEIETQSRSLQGSFSNCQIPPHQLEVFNVSHTGD; translated from the coding sequence atgggcaaggtaaactataTCCGACGTTTCATACCTGGTTTGTCCCAACTTATCGCTGCATTCACCACCCTGTTGAAGAAGGGAGCGAGCTTCATTTGGAGTACAAAGCAACAAGAAGCATTTCGACAAATCCAGCAAATATTGTCGTCACCCGCTGTTATGAAATCTCCCACACAAGGAAGAGTGTTATGCCTCTACACTGCCTCTAGTGACATTGTTGTTGGGGCCCTCCTTGctcaggaagatgacgaagggattgaacatcccatatactacttcagaCGCACGTtgagagatgctgaactcagataccccAAAGCAGAGAAGGCGTGCTTAGCCCTGGTTCACGCTGTGAAGAAATTCAGACATTATCTACTGTCGAACAAGGTGGTGTTAATATCCAGAGTTGATCCTATCAAGTTCTTACTCTCAAAACCAGCCTTGATAGGCAGACCGACCAAATGGCCGCTCTTAACGTTAGAGTTTGATATAACATGCACTCTTCCAAGGGATATTAAGGGACAAGCGGTGACAGATCTTCTAGCATCATTCCCAGCAAAAAGAACCACAACATTGCATGAAGACCTTCCCGGAGAATTTCCCGAAATCTCTTTTATCGAAAAGGAGGCGTGGCTATTATATTTCGACGGTTCTGCTACTCCTAGCAATAATACTGGAGGAGCGAGTATAGTTCTAGTGTCTCCAACGGGCGAAGTATTTTCACATTCTTTCAAGTTGGACTTTCAGTGCACCAACAATTCGGCAGAATACGAAGCTTTCCTCATAGGATTGTCACTAGCCAAACAAGCAGGAGCCACACACCTGGAAGTAAGAGGTGACTCTAAGTTGTTGGTTAATAAGATGAATGGGGTCTACTCACTCAAGGAGGTAATGCTGGGCCCCTATAGATCCGAGGTGCAAAGGCTATTGAATTATTTTGCTGATGCGACCATAACCCATATTGGCCGCAATAACAACAAGCACGCTGATTGCCTAGCTACATTGGCTTCGAAGCTACAATTCGAAAGATTGGAAGAAACTTTAATTGTGAAGAGATGGACTGTAGCGTCGACATGGCTCGCACAATCTAAAGATGTTAAAACTGACGACTGGAGGACTCTTATCGTTCAAGAGATAAACAGTTCgctctcccaaggaaaggtcagtctcaaaaccctgcaaaGCTTTTTCATGCTTCATGGAGTGTTGTATCACCGAAATTCAGATGGGTCTCTGTCAAGATGTCTTGGGGACGAAGAAGCACAACTACAACTTAACCGCATTCACAACGAAGCCTGCGGACAAATGTTGGTAGTGATTCTTTATCGACGTCCCCAACGCCTTGGCTTCTACTGGCCAGAAATAGAGACTCAATCTCGATCACTTCAAGGGTCTTTCTCCAATTGTCAAATACCACCACACCAATTGGAGGTTTTCAACGTGAGCCACACTGGGGACTAG